A region from the Benincasa hispida cultivar B227 chromosome 12, ASM972705v1, whole genome shotgun sequence genome encodes:
- the LOC120067020 gene encoding protein LAZY 1-like, with the protein MKLLGWMHRKFRQNSGEPLKDFAIGQQSLDDQQYISKSSIKPFKQSQREQNLRKSFAGLESEVGDEDYEDESSHPMSEIFHGFLAIGTLGSEQVISDPMTPKFSISVENITEKETEVTENELKLINDELEKVLGAETKDDGYNDSSGRNSYVSMGRSSHGSTITLSGKPMDGLESNLSGTIICPLQGYLFGSAIELSETTTTVAKKENRTSLGELFQRSKIAEENAGAKFDKEDKRAEEDIDKSAMHLMKKKLKKRMLSASSRSSATAVEGLNDSASAETKLYKIFHMFHRKVHPESSTIIQKSDKHQKVQKKKKANHNHDGCCNNGEQTSDEDIMIYPQRTLSKPSFRRIKNQFPPHYGLNSSDPNDNKERWINSDEDYLVLEL; encoded by the exons ATGAAG TTACTCGGTTGGATGCATCGTAAATTTCGGCAGAACAGCGGTGAACCACTCAAAGACTTCGCCATTG GCCaacaatcgcttgacgatcagCAATACATCTCAAAGTCAAGCATTAAACCTTTCAAGCAATCCCAACGAGAACAGAACCTTCGAAAATCTTTCGCTGGTCTAGAATCAGAAGTAGGAGATGAAGACTACGAAGATGAATCATCTCATCCAATGTCTGAGATCTTCCACGGATTTCTTGCAATTGGAACTCTAGGATCTGAACAAGTCATCAGTGACCCAATGACACCAAAGTTTTCAATTTCTGTTGAGAATATAACGGAAAAAGAAACTGAAGTAACTGAAAATGAACTGAAGCTTATTAATGATGAGTTGGAAAAGGTTCTAGGAGCTGAAACTAAGGATGACGGATACAATGATTCCTCTGGAAGAAACAGTTACGTGAGCATGGGAAGGAGCAGCCATGGTAGCACAATTACACTCAGTGGCAAGCCAATGGATGGCCTAGAAAGCAATTTGAGTGGGACCATCATCTGCCCACTTCAGGGGTATCTTTTTGGGTCAGCAATTGAATTGTCAGAGACTACAACAACAGTGGCTAAAAAAGAAAACAGGACCTCCCTTGGCGAGCTGTTTCAGAGAAGCAAAATAGCTGAGGAGAATGCAGGTGCAAAATTTGACAAGGAAGACAAGCGAGCTGAAGAGGATATTGATAAATCTGCCATGCACCTAATGAAAAAGAAACTGAAGAAAAGAATGTTGTCTGCTTCTTCTAGGAGCTCTGCAACAGCTGTTGAAGGACTCAACGATTCTGCTTCAGCAGAAACAAAACTGTATAAG ATCTTTCACATGTTCCACAGAAAAGTTCACCCTGAAAGTTCAACAATCATACAGAAGTCTGATAAACACCAAAAGGttcagaaaaagaagaaagcaaACCATAACCATGATGGTTGCTGCAACAATGGAGAGCAAACATCTGATGAGGATATCATGATATATCCTCAGAGAACACTGTCGAAACCAAGTTTTCGACGGATCAAGAATCAATTTCCACCACATTATGGACTAAACAGTTCTGATCCAAATGACAACAAGGAACGCTGGATTAATTCAGATGAAGACT ATCTAGTGCTGGAGCTTTGA